Proteins co-encoded in one Rutidosis leptorrhynchoides isolate AG116_Rl617_1_P2 unplaced genomic scaffold, CSIRO_AGI_Rlap_v1 contig558, whole genome shotgun sequence genomic window:
- the LOC139884485 gene encoding probable LRR receptor-like serine/threonine-protein kinase At5g45780 isoform X3, translated as MAMKREMRDELNVMNGWDINSVDPCTWNMVACSSEAFVVSLEMASTGLSGMLSPSIGNLSHLRTLLLQNNELSGPIPPEIGQLSELKTVDLSGNHFNGEIPSSLGLLSHLSYLRLSRNKLSGQIPKLVAELSGLSFLDLSFNNLSGPTPKIQAKGYSITGNRFLCNASAMQICLGDPNSAPVNGDLSSKVKEHHHRWALSVAIGISCTFLVLVTLLVFWAHWFRSRLLYTSYVQQNYEFDVGHLKRFSFRELQNATSNFSTRNIIGEGGFGVVYKGYVSNRRVVAVKRLKDPNFSTGEVQFQTEVEMIGLAVHRNLLRLYGFCITPHERLLVYPYLPNGSVADRLRDICREKPSLDWYRRMHIAVGAARGLVYLHEQCNPRIIHRDVKAANILLDESFEAVVGDFGLAKLLDQRDSHVTTAVRGTVGHIAPEYLSTGQSSEKTDVFGFGILLLELVTGQKALDASNGQVQKGMILDWVRTLHEEQRLEVLVDRDLKGCFDSMELEMAVELALQCTRSNPSLRPKMSQVLKILEGHVAQFEAEETQGGTNVSDARTCSFSRSDVHEEPSFTIEAMELSGPR; from the exons ATGGCGATGAAAAGGGAAATGAGAGATGAGTTAAATGTCATGAATGGATGGGATATTAACTCAGTTGATCCATGTACATGGAACATGGTAGCTTGCTCTTCTGAAGCTTTTGTGGTTTCTCT TGAAATGGCAAGTACTGGCTTATCTGGAATGCTTTCGCCAAGTATCGGGAATTTGAGTCACCTTCGGACATT ATTATTGCAGAACAACGAATTATCTGGTCCAATCCCACCAGAGATAGGGCAACTATCCGAACTTAAAACAGTTGACCTATCTGGTAACCACTTTAATGGAGAAATCCCAAGTTCTTTGGGACTTTTAAGTCATCTAAGTTATTT GCGTCTAAGCAGGAACAAACTATCTGGACAGATTCCGAAACTTGTTGCAGAACTCAGTGGCCTTTCATTCCT AGATTTATCATTCAATAATCTCAGTGGTCCTACTCCAAAAATACAAGCAAAGGGCTACAG TATTACAGGAAACAGGTTTCTTTGCAATGCCTCGGCCATGCAAATTTGCTTGGGGGATCCAAATTCAGCACCTGTAAATG GGGATTTATCTTCAAAAGTCAAGGAGCATCATCACCGTTGGGCGCTTTCTGTCGCTATAGGAATCAGCTGCACATTTTTGGTTTTGGTCACATTACTTGTTTTCTGGGCGCACTGGTTTCGTTCTCGTCTTCTCTACACATCATATG TGCAGCAAAATTACGAATTCGATGTTGGACATCTAAAGAGGTTTTCATTTCGCGAACTGCAAAATGCTACAAGCAATTTTAGCACAAGAAATATTATTGGGGAAGGGGGATTTGGAGTggtatataaaggatatgtttcgAATAGGAGAGTGGTGGCTGTAAAAAGGCTGAAAGATCCAAACTTCAGCACTGGAGAAGTACAGTTCCAAACAGAAGTCGAGATGATCGGCTTAGCCGTTCATCGTAACCTCTTGCGTTTATATGGCTTCTGTATCACTCCTCACGAAAGGTTACTTGTCTATCCCTACTTGCCTAATGGAAGCGTTGCTGATCGTTTGAGAG ACATCTGCCGAGAAAAGCCATCTCTGGATTGGTATAGAAGAATGCACATTGCAGTTGGAGCTGCACGTGGCCTGGTTTACTTGCACGAACAATGTAATCCAAGAATAATTCATAGAGATGTGAAAGCTGCCAATATTCTACTTGATGAGAGCTTTGAAGCTGTGGTTGGGGATTTCGGCCTTGCAAAGCTGTTAGATCAGAGGGATTCTCACGTCACAACGGCAGTTCGGGGTACTGTGGGACATATCGCACCGGAATATCTCTCTACCGGTCAATCCTCTGAGAAAACTGATGTTTTTGGTTTTGGGATATTGCTTTTGGAACTCGTGACAGGGCAAAAGGCGTTAGATGCTTCCAATGGTCAGGTTCAGAAGGGAATGATTCTCGACTGG GTTAGAACATTGCACGAGGAGCAAAGGCTAGAAGTATTGGTTGACCGAGACTTGAAAGGGTGTTTTGACTCGATGGAGCTAGAAATGGCTGTAGAGTTAGCTTTACAGTGTACTCGATCGAATCCTAGCCTCCGACCGAAGATGTCACAAGTCTTAAAGATCCTAGAAGGCCACGTGGCTCAATTTGAGGCTGAAGAAACGCAGGGTGGAACTAATGTTTCTGATGCAAGGACTTGTAGTTTCTCCAGAAGTGATGTACATGAAGAACCATCTTTCACCATTGAAGCAATGGAACTTTCAGGACCCCGTTGA
- the LOC139884485 gene encoding probable LRR receptor-like serine/threonine-protein kinase At5g45780 isoform X2 has translation MAMKREMRDELNVMNGWDINSVDPCTWNMVACSSEAFVVSLEMASTGLSGMLSPSIGNLSHLRTLLLQNNELSGPIPPEIGQLSELKTVDLSGNHFNGEIPSSLGLLSHLSYLRLSRNKLSGQIPKLVAELSGLSFLDLSFNNLSGPTPKIQAKGYSITGNRFLCNASAMQICLGDPNSAPVNDTGDLSSKVKEHHHRWALSVAIGISCTFLVLVTLLVFWAHWFRSRLLYTSYVQQNYEFDVGHLKRFSFRELQNATSNFSTRNIIGEGGFGVVYKGYVSNRRVVAVKRLKDPNFSTGEVQFQTEVEMIGLAVHRNLLRLYGFCITPHERLLVYPYLPNGSVADRLRDICREKPSLDWYRRMHIAVGAARGLVYLHEQCNPRIIHRDVKAANILLDESFEAVVGDFGLAKLLDQRDSHVTTAVRGTVGHIAPEYLSTGQSSEKTDVFGFGILLLELVTGQKALDASNGQVQKGMILDWVRTLHEEQRLEVLVDRDLKGCFDSMELEMAVELALQCTRSNPSLRPKMSQVLKILEGHVAQFEAEETQGGTNVSDARTCSFSRSDVHEEPSFTIEAMELSGPR, from the exons ATGGCGATGAAAAGGGAAATGAGAGATGAGTTAAATGTCATGAATGGATGGGATATTAACTCAGTTGATCCATGTACATGGAACATGGTAGCTTGCTCTTCTGAAGCTTTTGTGGTTTCTCT TGAAATGGCAAGTACTGGCTTATCTGGAATGCTTTCGCCAAGTATCGGGAATTTGAGTCACCTTCGGACATT ATTATTGCAGAACAACGAATTATCTGGTCCAATCCCACCAGAGATAGGGCAACTATCCGAACTTAAAACAGTTGACCTATCTGGTAACCACTTTAATGGAGAAATCCCAAGTTCTTTGGGACTTTTAAGTCATCTAAGTTATTT GCGTCTAAGCAGGAACAAACTATCTGGACAGATTCCGAAACTTGTTGCAGAACTCAGTGGCCTTTCATTCCT AGATTTATCATTCAATAATCTCAGTGGTCCTACTCCAAAAATACAAGCAAAGGGCTACAG TATTACAGGAAACAGGTTTCTTTGCAATGCCTCGGCCATGCAAATTTGCTTGGGGGATCCAAATTCAGCACCTGTAAATG ATACAGGGGATTTATCTTCAAAAGTCAAGGAGCATCATCACCGTTGGGCGCTTTCTGTCGCTATAGGAATCAGCTGCACATTTTTGGTTTTGGTCACATTACTTGTTTTCTGGGCGCACTGGTTTCGTTCTCGTCTTCTCTACACATCATATG TGCAGCAAAATTACGAATTCGATGTTGGACATCTAAAGAGGTTTTCATTTCGCGAACTGCAAAATGCTACAAGCAATTTTAGCACAAGAAATATTATTGGGGAAGGGGGATTTGGAGTggtatataaaggatatgtttcgAATAGGAGAGTGGTGGCTGTAAAAAGGCTGAAAGATCCAAACTTCAGCACTGGAGAAGTACAGTTCCAAACAGAAGTCGAGATGATCGGCTTAGCCGTTCATCGTAACCTCTTGCGTTTATATGGCTTCTGTATCACTCCTCACGAAAGGTTACTTGTCTATCCCTACTTGCCTAATGGAAGCGTTGCTGATCGTTTGAGAG ACATCTGCCGAGAAAAGCCATCTCTGGATTGGTATAGAAGAATGCACATTGCAGTTGGAGCTGCACGTGGCCTGGTTTACTTGCACGAACAATGTAATCCAAGAATAATTCATAGAGATGTGAAAGCTGCCAATATTCTACTTGATGAGAGCTTTGAAGCTGTGGTTGGGGATTTCGGCCTTGCAAAGCTGTTAGATCAGAGGGATTCTCACGTCACAACGGCAGTTCGGGGTACTGTGGGACATATCGCACCGGAATATCTCTCTACCGGTCAATCCTCTGAGAAAACTGATGTTTTTGGTTTTGGGATATTGCTTTTGGAACTCGTGACAGGGCAAAAGGCGTTAGATGCTTCCAATGGTCAGGTTCAGAAGGGAATGATTCTCGACTGG GTTAGAACATTGCACGAGGAGCAAAGGCTAGAAGTATTGGTTGACCGAGACTTGAAAGGGTGTTTTGACTCGATGGAGCTAGAAATGGCTGTAGAGTTAGCTTTACAGTGTACTCGATCGAATCCTAGCCTCCGACCGAAGATGTCACAAGTCTTAAAGATCCTAGAAGGCCACGTGGCTCAATTTGAGGCTGAAGAAACGCAGGGTGGAACTAATGTTTCTGATGCAAGGACTTGTAGTTTCTCCAGAAGTGATGTACATGAAGAACCATCTTTCACCATTGAAGCAATGGAACTTTCAGGACCCCGTTGA
- the LOC139884476 gene encoding transcription factor bHLH30-like, with the protein MAAFYPNLNSSTGSDFFKMFNPFSSSLDVFNGDLKYGSVSESLVLDCEKGELVKAPVVMKSGKKGVSEEKAMAALKSHSEAERRRRERINAHLDTLRGLVPSTEKMDKASLLAEVISQVKKLKKMAIEASKGTLIPMDTDEVTVEPYDNGSGNGTLSFRASLCCDYRPELLTDLRQALDALRIDMVKAEISTLEGRLKHIFIFTTRDKGDIEACQILRSSVYQALRSVVDKASSFLEYSPNKRQRVSYFESLSSSA; encoded by the exons ATGGCTGCTTTTTATCCTAACTTGAATTCCTCAACTGGGTCTGattttttcaagatgtttaatccGTTTTCGAGTAGTTTAGATGTTTTTAATGGTGATTTGAAGTATGGGTCGGTGTCAGAGTCTCTGGTTTTAGATTGTGAAAAGGGGGAGCTTGTAAAAGCTCCAGTGGTTATGAAATCTGGGAAGAAGGGAGTTTCCGAGGAGAAAGCTATGGCGGCTTTGAAGAGTCATAGTGAGGCAGAACGAAGGAGGAGAGAAAGGATCAATGCTCATCTTGATACACTTCGTGGCCTCGTCCCTTCCACTGAAAAG ATGGATAAGGCCAGTCTGCTTGCTGAAGTTATAAGCCAAGTGAAAAAACTGAAAAAGATGGCAATAGAAGCCAGTAAAGGAACTCTAATTCCAATGGACACCGATGAAGTGACAGTTGAACCATACGATAACGGATCAGGAAACGGAACTTTATCGTTCAGAGCATCTCTCTGTTGTGATTACAGGCCTGAACTTTTGACTGATCTTAGACAAGCTTTAGACGCTCTTCGAATAGATATGGTGAAAGCAGAAATTTCAACCTTAGAAGGTCGGTTGAAGCATATTTTCATCTTCACGACTCGTGATAAAGGAGATATTGAAGCATGTCAAATTCTTAGGAGCTCCGTTTATCAGGCTTTAAGATCTGTTGTGGATAAAGCTTCAAGCTTTCTGGAATACTCTCCAAACAAGAGGCAAAGAGTCTCTTACTTTGAATCTTTGAGCTCGTCTGCTTGA
- the LOC139884475 gene encoding probable WRKY transcription factor 65: MNITNSTSSLTSPPRKRRCSVETRVVSVLMKDVIQSGSKFRAGAASSPPDYWSWRKYGQKSIKGSPYYPRGYYRCSSSKACLARKQVERNRVDPTMLLMTYAGHHNHPHNSSSSSRNHHHHQAPKPKQPEQDELSWFTESSDQVSLENPTKLENMKLLGESMHFPMRDQVDDDEDSLFAELGELPESFI; encoded by the exons ATGAATATTACTAATTCTACCAGCAGCTTAACTTCTCCTCCAAGAAAAAG GAGATGCAGCGTAGAAACTCGAGTGGTATCGGTGCTGATGAAGGATGTGATACAATCAGGATCGAAATTCAGAGCAGGAGCAGCTTCTTCACCGCCCGATTACTGGTCTTGGAGAAAATACGGACAAAAATCCATCAAAGGCTCTCCTTATTATCCTAG GGGATATTATAGATGCAGTAGCTCTAAAGCGTGTCTGGCAAGGAAGCAAGTGGAGAGGAACCGTGTGGATCCCACGATGCTCCTCATGACTTACGCCGGCCACCACAACCACCCTCACAATTCTTCTTCGTCTTCcagaaaccaccaccaccaccaagctCCCAAGCCCAAGCAGCCTGAGCAGGATGAACTCTCGTGGTTTACAGAATCGAGTGATCAAGTATCATTAGAGAACCCAACCAAATTGGAGAATATGAAATTATTGGGAGAATCCATGCATTTTCCGATGAGGGATCAAGTAGACGATGACGAGGACTCGTTGTTCGCTGAACTCGGGGAGCTACCGGAAAGCTTCATTTAG
- the LOC139884479 gene encoding uncharacterized protein yields MPLVRFQTRNEYCLGQSDMYKLGETVNNGECSKQLLDGVSAVGLVGILRQLGDLAEFGAEIFHGIQEQVTSTSSRSQRLMVRLHKIEAQVTPMETTVLAQKSHIEFAYTDGSKWHRLITNEQNQFIYNDMPKFILDSYEECRDPPRLHLLDKFDTGGPGSCLRRYSDPTFFRRKPSVVAETDAEKDNMVRLLKKKSSSQKNGEISKDASISNQEFASSNVNGSDSPSQMVSVVGDNFSQSSLHEEQADCAPSDGSYQLEEIESEPEDYEDALISIESDSETDFPDKGMSGITVDGKKQSETHNSSDNEAQTVKSDEKEDEIQQSREHSSEFSDFQVSKPRSQDFAMNGVDQTHDESNTIDLVASTIENDENSSRGVGKVTNLQDGSRSKQANTYLKEIFGSELHSPSPSSSPPLELMKISFNPISTSRLKLGFPEEGSMDSRETRSRNTFPSFQLIPETSTLMNDMTNHSDSDDETTFSPNYTSDDDSVSHHDQHWESAEASVSNSLSKMSSESFSTSPASANKELEFIDRESGDESPLCSPSIPDNPNEEIVNIKPHEKAANSKGVDEKEDFLHEIRTKSFNLRPTATSTSSTNVKIKAILKKANSIRQAVASDDSEDDDNWK; encoded by the exons ATGCCTCTTGTGAGATTTCAGACGAGAAATGAATATTGTTTAGGCCAATCAGACATGTACAAATTAGGTGAAACAGTCAACAATGGAGAATGTTCAAAACAACTTCTTGATGGAGTTTCTGCTGTTGGTCTCGTTGGAATCTTGAGACAATTGGGTGATCTTGCAGA GTTTGGAGCAGAGATTTTTCATGGCATACAGGAGCAAGTAACGAGTACGTCTTCTAGAAGTCAAAGATTGATGGTTCGGCTGCACAAGATTGAAGCTCAAGTTACTCCAATGGAGACTACCGTGTTGGCCCAAAAGAGCCACATAGAATTTGCTTACACAGATG GTTCTAAATGGCATCGACTTATTACAAATGAACAGAATCAGTTTATCTACAATGACATGCCGAAATTCATCTTGGATTCCTACGAAGAATGTCGCGATCCTCCTCGTCTGCATTTGCTTGACAA ATTTGATACAGGTGGACCTGGTTCTTGTTTAAGAAGATATTCAGATCCAACTTTCTTTCGAAGGAAACCAAGTGTCGTAGCTGAAACAGATGCTGAAAAAGATAACATGGTACGTCTTTTGA AGAAGAAGAGCTCATCACAAAAGAATGGAGAAATATCTAAGGATGCATCAATATCTAATCAGGAGTTTGCTTCTTCAAATGTTAATGGGAGTGATTCACCTTCCCAAATGGTCTCGGTTGTAGGGGATAACTTTTCACAGAGTTCTTTGCATGAGGAACAAGCAGATTGTGCTCCATCTGATGGAAGTTACCAGCTCGAAGAAATTGAAAGTGAGCCAGAAGATTACGAAGACGCTCTGATCAGTATAGAATCAGATTCAGAAACAGATTTCCCTGATAAAGGAATGTCTGGCATAACAGTAGATGGAAAGAAACAGTCTGAGACACATAATAGTTCAGATAATGAAGCTCAAACTGTGAAATCTGATGAAAAAGAGGACGAAATTCAGCAATCTCGTGAGCATTCATCGGAATTTTCTGATTTTCAAGTGTCAAAGCCTAGAAGTCAGGATTTTGCGATGAACGGTGTGGACCAGACTCATGATGAATCAAATACAATCGATTTAGTTGCATCTACGATAGAAAATGATGAAAATTCGTCTAGAGGAGTTGGAAAGGTGACAAATCTCCAAGATGGCAGTAGATCAAAACAAGCAAACACTTACTTGAAAGAGATTTTTGGATCAGAATTACATTCACCGTCACCGAGTTCCTCACCACCTCTTGAACTCATGAAAATATCTTTCAACCCTATTTCAACTTCTAGACTGAAACTAGGATTCCCTGAAGAAGGAAGTATGGATTCTCGTGAAACTAGAAGTAGAAATACATTTCCTTCATTCCAGTTAATTCCAGAGACTTCTACACTTATGAATGACATGACCAATCATTCAGACTCTGACGACGAAACTACTTTCTCGCCTAACTACACTTCGGATGATGATTCTGTTAGCCATCATGATCAGCATTGGGAATCTGCTGAAGCTTCTGTAAGCAATTCTTTATCTAAAATGTCATCTGAATCTTTTTCCACCTCACCTGCATCTGCGAACAAGGAATTGGAATTTATCGACAGAGAGAGTGGTGATGAGTCTCCTTTATGCAGTCCATCTATTCCTGACAATCCTAATGAGGAAATTGTTAACATTAAGCCACACGAGAAG GCTGCAAATAGCAAGGGAGTTGATGAAAAGGAAGACTTTTTGCACGAAATTAGAACAAAA TCATTCAACCTGAGACCAACTGCTACATCAACTTCTTCCACAAATGTTAAAATCAAAGCCATTTTGAAGAAAGCAAATTCAATCCGACAG GCGGTTGCCAGTGATGACAGTGAAGACGATGATAACTGGAAGTGA
- the LOC139884485 gene encoding probable LRR receptor-like serine/threonine-protein kinase At5g45780 isoform X1: MAMKREMRDELNVMNGWDINSVDPCTWNMVACSSEAFVVSLEMASTGLSGMLSPSIGNLSHLRTLLLQNNELSGPIPPEIGQLSELKTVDLSGNHFNGEIPSSLGLLSHLSYLRLSRNKLSGQIPKLVAELSGLSFLDLSFNNLSGPTPKIQAKGYSITGNRFLCNASAMQICLGDPNSAPVNDTGDLSSKVKEHHHRWALSVAIGISCTFLVLVTLLVFWAHWFRSRLLYTSYGKSVQQNYEFDVGHLKRFSFRELQNATSNFSTRNIIGEGGFGVVYKGYVSNRRVVAVKRLKDPNFSTGEVQFQTEVEMIGLAVHRNLLRLYGFCITPHERLLVYPYLPNGSVADRLRDICREKPSLDWYRRMHIAVGAARGLVYLHEQCNPRIIHRDVKAANILLDESFEAVVGDFGLAKLLDQRDSHVTTAVRGTVGHIAPEYLSTGQSSEKTDVFGFGILLLELVTGQKALDASNGQVQKGMILDWVRTLHEEQRLEVLVDRDLKGCFDSMELEMAVELALQCTRSNPSLRPKMSQVLKILEGHVAQFEAEETQGGTNVSDARTCSFSRSDVHEEPSFTIEAMELSGPR; encoded by the exons ATGGCGATGAAAAGGGAAATGAGAGATGAGTTAAATGTCATGAATGGATGGGATATTAACTCAGTTGATCCATGTACATGGAACATGGTAGCTTGCTCTTCTGAAGCTTTTGTGGTTTCTCT TGAAATGGCAAGTACTGGCTTATCTGGAATGCTTTCGCCAAGTATCGGGAATTTGAGTCACCTTCGGACATT ATTATTGCAGAACAACGAATTATCTGGTCCAATCCCACCAGAGATAGGGCAACTATCCGAACTTAAAACAGTTGACCTATCTGGTAACCACTTTAATGGAGAAATCCCAAGTTCTTTGGGACTTTTAAGTCATCTAAGTTATTT GCGTCTAAGCAGGAACAAACTATCTGGACAGATTCCGAAACTTGTTGCAGAACTCAGTGGCCTTTCATTCCT AGATTTATCATTCAATAATCTCAGTGGTCCTACTCCAAAAATACAAGCAAAGGGCTACAG TATTACAGGAAACAGGTTTCTTTGCAATGCCTCGGCCATGCAAATTTGCTTGGGGGATCCAAATTCAGCACCTGTAAATG ATACAGGGGATTTATCTTCAAAAGTCAAGGAGCATCATCACCGTTGGGCGCTTTCTGTCGCTATAGGAATCAGCTGCACATTTTTGGTTTTGGTCACATTACTTGTTTTCTGGGCGCACTGGTTTCGTTCTCGTCTTCTCTACACATCATATGGTAAAAGCG TGCAGCAAAATTACGAATTCGATGTTGGACATCTAAAGAGGTTTTCATTTCGCGAACTGCAAAATGCTACAAGCAATTTTAGCACAAGAAATATTATTGGGGAAGGGGGATTTGGAGTggtatataaaggatatgtttcgAATAGGAGAGTGGTGGCTGTAAAAAGGCTGAAAGATCCAAACTTCAGCACTGGAGAAGTACAGTTCCAAACAGAAGTCGAGATGATCGGCTTAGCCGTTCATCGTAACCTCTTGCGTTTATATGGCTTCTGTATCACTCCTCACGAAAGGTTACTTGTCTATCCCTACTTGCCTAATGGAAGCGTTGCTGATCGTTTGAGAG ACATCTGCCGAGAAAAGCCATCTCTGGATTGGTATAGAAGAATGCACATTGCAGTTGGAGCTGCACGTGGCCTGGTTTACTTGCACGAACAATGTAATCCAAGAATAATTCATAGAGATGTGAAAGCTGCCAATATTCTACTTGATGAGAGCTTTGAAGCTGTGGTTGGGGATTTCGGCCTTGCAAAGCTGTTAGATCAGAGGGATTCTCACGTCACAACGGCAGTTCGGGGTACTGTGGGACATATCGCACCGGAATATCTCTCTACCGGTCAATCCTCTGAGAAAACTGATGTTTTTGGTTTTGGGATATTGCTTTTGGAACTCGTGACAGGGCAAAAGGCGTTAGATGCTTCCAATGGTCAGGTTCAGAAGGGAATGATTCTCGACTGG GTTAGAACATTGCACGAGGAGCAAAGGCTAGAAGTATTGGTTGACCGAGACTTGAAAGGGTGTTTTGACTCGATGGAGCTAGAAATGGCTGTAGAGTTAGCTTTACAGTGTACTCGATCGAATCCTAGCCTCCGACCGAAGATGTCACAAGTCTTAAAGATCCTAGAAGGCCACGTGGCTCAATTTGAGGCTGAAGAAACGCAGGGTGGAACTAATGTTTCTGATGCAAGGACTTGTAGTTTCTCCAGAAGTGATGTACATGAAGAACCATCTTTCACCATTGAAGCAATGGAACTTTCAGGACCCCGTTGA
- the LOC139884484 gene encoding CBL-interacting serine/threonine-protein kinase 12-like, which yields MAAKTTSNLLRSSSSKKENQGLLLGRYEIGKLLGHGTFAKVYYARNVKTDEGVAIKVIDKEKILKGGLIAHIKREISILRRVRHPNIVQLFEVMATKAKIYFVMEYVRGGELFNKVAKGRLKEEVARKYFQQLISAVGFCHARGVFHRDLKPENLLLDENGNLKVSDFGLSAVSDQIRQDGLFHTFCGTPAYVAPEVLARKGYSAAKVDIWSCGVVLFVLMAGYLPFHDQNVMVMYKKIYKGEFRCPRWFSPELTKLLTRLLDINPDTRATIPQIMENKWFKKGFKHIKFYIEDDKLCNVFDIEEDVGSSSDRSLSESDPEVETRRRLTTLPRPASMNAFDLISFSPGFDLSGLFDEGGEGARFVSGAPVSKIISKLEEIAQLVSFTVRKKDCRVNLEGSREGAKGPLTIAAEIFELTPSLVVVEVKKKGGDRGEYEEFCNKELKPGLQNLTNDESVSETAHYLPSDTE from the exons ATGGCTGCTAAAACGACGAGCAACCTTCTCCGGAGCAGTAGCAGTAAGAAGGAGAACCAAGGTCTTCTTCTAGGTCGGTACGAGATCGGAAAACTTTTGGGGCACGGCACTTTCGCGAAGGTATACTATGCTAGAAACGTGAAAACAGACGAAGGGGTCGCAATCAAAGTGATTGACAAAGAGAAAATCTTAAAGGGTGGATTAATCGCTCACATCAAGCGGGAGATTTCGATTTTGCGGAGAGTTCGACATCCTAACATCGTGCAATTGTTCGAAGTCATGGCGACGAAAGCAAAGATCTACTTTGTTATGGAGTACGTTCGTGGCGGAGAATTGTTCAATAAAGTTGCTAAAGGAAGGTTGAAGGAAGAAGTTGCTAGGAAGTATTTCCAGCAGCTGATTAGTGCCGTCGGATTCTGTCACGCAAGAGGTGTTTTCCACCGAGATTTGAAGCCGGAGAATCTTCTATTGGACGAGAATGGGAATTTAAAAGTTTCCGATTTTGGCTTGAGTGCTGTCTCCGATCAGATCAGACAGGACGGGCTCTTCCACACGTTTTGCGGCACGCCGGCCTATGTTGCTCCGGAGGTATTAGCTAGAAAAGGTTATTCTGCTGCTAAAGTTGATATTTGGTCTTGTGGTGTTGTTTTGTTCGTTTTAATGGCTGGTTATTTACCGTTTCATGATCAAAATGTTATGGTTATGTATAAGAAGATATATAAAGGTGAATTTAGGTGTCCTAGGTGGTTTTCGCCTGAGTTAACTAAGTTGCTAACTCGGCTTCTGGATATCAATCCGGATACTCGGGCGACAATTCCCCAGATTATGGAGAATAAATGGTTCAAAAAGGGTTTTAAGCATATTAAATTTTATATCGAAGATGACAAGCTGTGTAATGTTTTTGATATCGAGGAGGATGTTGGGTCGTCCTCGGATCGATCACTGTCGGAATCAGATCCGGAAGTGGAAACTAGGAGGAGGCTTACGACATTGCCTAGGCCTGCGAGTATGAATGCATTTGATTTAATATCATTTTCTCCGGGATTTGATTTGTCAGGTTTATTTGATGAGGGAGGAGAGGGTGCGAGATTCGTGTCAGGTGCTCCTGTATCGAAGATCATATCGAAATTGGAAGAAATAGCACAGCTTGTGAGTTTTACTGTCAGGAAAAAGGATTGTAGAGTGAATTTAGAAGGGTCTAGAGAAGGTGCCAAAGGGCCATTAACTATTGCAGCCGAGATATTTGAGTTGACACCTTCTTTGGTGGTTGTAGAGGTAAAGAAGAAAGGAGGAGACAGAGGAGAGTATGAGGAATTCTGTAATAAGGAGCTAAAACCtggtttacagaatttgactaatgATGAATCTGTTTCTGAAACTG CCCATTATTTGCCTTCAGATACTGAATAG